TTCGGTTCGCCCTGGGCCCTGGAGGACTGTCTTCTCAAAGCTGTGCCGATTTTTCTCTGCGCTCTGGGCGTGGCGGTGGCCTTTCGCCTCCAGATCTGGAACCTGGGGGCCGAGGGCCAGTTTGCGCTGGGCGCCATCGGCGCCAGTTGGGTGGCTTTGAGCTTCCCGACGCTTCCGGGCCGCTATCTCCTGCCGCTGATGTTTCTGGCGGCCGCGCTGGCCGGAGGGCTCTGGGGACTGATTCCGGCGGTCCTCAAGCTGGGTCTGCGGGTCAACGAAATCATCGTGACCCTGATGCTCAACTACATCGGAATCCTGATCCTGGAGTACAAGGTTTACGGCGCCTGGAAAGACCCGGGCAGCTTCGGGTTTCCCATGACGCCCGAATTCCCGGCCGCCGCCATCGTGGGCAGCATCGGCGCCACCCGCCTCAACTGGGGGCTGCTGGTGTGTCTGGCGGCCGGCGCGGCGATCGCCCTCTTTTTGGACCACACCCGTCTGGGCTACGAGTTGAAAGCCAGCGGTGAGAATATCCGCGCCGCCCGCTATGCGCGCCTGCCCTACGAGCGCCTGGTGCTCATGGTGATGGCCCTCAGCGGCGCCCTGGCCGGCTGGGCCGGCTGCCTGGAGGCCTCGGGTTCGCTGCACCGCCTGCAGCCGACCATCATGGTCGGCTATGGCTACACGGCCATCGTGGTGGCCTGGCTGGCACGGCTCCATCCCCTCAAGATCGCCATTGCCGCCCTGCTGCTGGCCGGACTGCGGGTGGGGGTCGAAAACCTCCACTTGGACCTTCAGGTCCCGGCTGCTTTCGGGCAGATCATGGAGGGCTTGATCCTGCTGACGGTCCTGGCCGGCAACTTCTTCAAGGACTACCGGCTGCGCTGGCGGGAGGC
This is a stretch of genomic DNA from Desulfobacteraceae bacterium. It encodes these proteins:
- a CDS encoding ABC transporter permease — its product is MRVQVTKRQEPLGWGSCFIFLGALAFSLAVSAALLGLQGKPPVTGIRLLFAGAFGSPWALEDCLLKAVPIFLCALGVAVAFRLQIWNLGAEGQFALGAIGASWVALSFPTLPGRYLLPLMFLAAALAGGLWGLIPAVLKLGLRVNEIIVTLMLNYIGILILEYKVYGAWKDPGSFGFPMTPEFPAAAIVGSIGATRLNWGLLVCLAAGAAIALFLDHTRLGYELKASGENIRAARYARLPYERLVLMVMALSGALAGWAGCLEASGSLHRLQPTIMVGYGYTAIVVAWLARLHPLKIAIAALLLAGLRVGVENLHLDLQVPAAFGQIMEGLILLTVLAGNFFKDYRLRWREAG